AGAGGGTGGAGAGAAACCTTCCATAGCTGTTAGAAAATGGAGGTTGTATCTATTGATTACTTTTTGTAGTATTTTGTATGTGAGATATGCAGCTGCTAATCAGTAGAGAAAATGATCGACTAAATCTGAATCTAATTTTGACTGTTAGGAACTTCATATGACATTTTAGATACTGAATTATTGAACATTGCTTTGTTTGAATGATTAATTGGTGATCAAAGAAACTGGAAAATGCAATCATGTgtggtgtgtgtgtgttttgatTAATGCCTAACACTAAGAGCAGAAACTAGACATTCCTAAGTAGTCTTGATTGAAGCCGAGGATAACTGAATAGGAAAGGATCAACAGGCCATGTTTGTTATGAACCAGTAAAAGCCAAAAAAGAACCAAATAAAATAACCTTACCTCTTGAACCCATTTTTGAGCCTCGGATAGATCTTTGTTCTTACCCAAAACATTCAGAACCTTGGTTTTCCCAAAGGTAAGATGTCATAACTTAGGCTAAAAGCCTAAATTGAGGGTGATTGCAACCCAAACaggaaagaaaaaggaaaaagatggTTCAACCAGCGAGCTAAAATGTCTAATGCTaaccaaataagaaaaaaaatcaagttgtGGCTGCTGGGATGgaagaaaaagagaataaaagaGGAATTATGAAAACAAAACTTAAAGAAACTAAGGGATTAGTCACTCATGAAACCAGATTTTCATTTTCTAGCCtcgagcctatgttacaagccaaTAAAAGCCTTGCAGTCATATTCCGATTTTCTGAAAGATAGAGCGTAGACAGTGCAGGCAAGCCGATGGTAGTTTGTTGTTAGTGCTAGAAGTTCTTTGGGAGTGTGAGTGTAGTATTCAGTCCCAACTATTTTGAGCGAGGTACGTCTTTAGTTTGAGAACACAGTGGTTGCATTTGAAAGTGGATTGGGTAAGCAGATGATTCGCAGACATAAGCATGAGATGTTATTTATAGATCCTTACATGTTAGATTTAGagattttaaatacaaattgtGCGTGAAATACCTGTTGCATAGTTTCAAAAGTTTGAAAAGATTTTGAGAGCTGGCTGTAATATTTTTCTCATCACTTGAGCATAAGTAATGGTTCTAATTGAGGATGTTGATGTCCCGCGATATCTTGGCACATTTTATACTTAAAGAATAAGGAACTAATACTAGAATGAGTGTGTTTTTGTATGATTTGATGTGCTTGTTGATTGTGTAGGCAGAATCTAGCAGATGTAGAAAATGGAAAAGAAGTAGACAATAATGATTAAAAAGTGAAGACCATGGTCATCtcaaatgaataaatttttggAAGACCCACTTTTGGGAAATTTGAAGTGAAGACCACATATGTCTTCACGGACCGTGGTACCTTTGACGGTTTGTTGTCCGGACCGTGATCAAGATACCAGTGAGAAGGTTGAAGACCCATATTTTGGGAAATTCCAAGGCAAAACCACTGACGACTTCACGGAATGTAGTCCTTTTGATGGTCTGTGGTCTAGATCGTCATGCTGAGTCCAGTAACTATAGTTGAAGACGTAATCATGAAATGTTTCAAGGAAAGACCATGGAGGGCTTCACGAATCGTGAATCCCTCGATGGATCGTGACTATGATCGTGAAAGAGCCTGATAGTTCAGTCCTACTCTGATCAGGACTCCtattaaacattttaattttgaattattaggTGCCCAGCAGGGGTAGTttagatacatatatatttttactaggAATTCACCATGGGGACTGTACTTTTggagattttgaatttgaactatttttttgtaataattgaAGCTTGGATTTTGGTTATCAAATTATTGAATTGGTTGTTGATTTGATAATTGATTAGGATTATGTAAAACGAGTAGAAAGTAATCTTTGTTTACAATCTGTAGTTTACAACTTTCAATATTAATCTAGCATATTGAGTACACGCGTTAGACGAGCCTGTATCTAGTGTTTGTTCAAGAGAAGAACACTTGTTAGGAAAAAGCTAAAACTACTTTAAcaaatcaaagttaaaattggAGTTCGAGAGAAGAGATATTTAACTTCGTGCCAATGTAGGCGAAATTTAACTATTAGATTGTTTGTAGTTCGAGAGAATACAAGTGAGCATTATATGATATAGCAGAGAAGCATTAGGTAAAGCTAACTCGCTAAGGTTCCGTTAACATTGATTTGCCTGACACTCAATTTACAGGAGAGCTTTGGAGTTGTCCTCATAGTGAACACAAACCTGTTTCCTCTTAATAAACTAACTAAATTTTACACCAGCGTAGTATGTCTGTcactttgattttatgtttttgtgaCTGTTACTCGTCCATTATACCCAATTTTACTTTCTACAAGTATTTGTTAGGAGATAATAACAACATTCGGATAAACGCAACAGTAAAACCTTGTTTGTAAAGAAATTTTTCGTGAGATCAACCTCAACTCAAGTTGAATTCTGTAAATTGAAAGCGATCGTTTACATTTCTTATTTGAAGTGTAACTTTGAAAGTATCAGAGCCCTAAACAATCTTTTCCATGGGTCTCGTAAGTTCTTGTCCCAAATCACCCCCTCTTCCCAACCGGCCTCATTGAATCAATCTTCTATTGGCCTTATAACTCCCCTTCCGACAATCCAATATCAAAGGTTTTCTTCCTATAGAATTGACATACGTCAACGACGTACCTTACCTGGAAGAAAGTTTTTCTCTTGGCCTTACATAGCTTCAATACATTCTTCGTGATCTTGGTATTTTTCTTACGTAACCCGTCTCTGCGAAGTGTGACAATATTGGAGCCATCCACCCAGAACATAATCCAATTTTTCACTCTATCTCTTTCATCTCTATTGATCGATATTGGACGCATAcattttatcaatatatatttacttttagATCACAAACTTCAATATTTATTAGATCATACAATGGGCTACTTTTAATTATAGTATATCTTggtataatatattaatatgcatGTGAGACCACAAAATAAAGTTTACTAACAATTAGAACATCTTTGTAAATAGTCATTATCCAAACTAGTAACCATTtttctgaaaataaaatatctcaaatttaaGACAGCTTATAGTAGTTGACTGTAAACAGTTGCAGATATCCCGCAAACCATTGTTAATTTGCTTGTCATCCTCTTGGTtggatttaattatttgaaggCGTTTTATCCAAcaaatttcattaatatatctgaggaaaaatttatttttgaacattGCCTGCCTGCTGGTACGTGACATAGTGGTTCCTTATATCACGTTTAacacaatttttaaataatattttgatatatgtcCCTTGATTTGATATCATCATGATGATTGGAAATATCATATTAGAAAAGGAGACTTTGATTCAATGAATTTTAAACATGATATACATTGATTGCCagtaagataattttttttgtaaaaattacataaattactGTGTTAAAAGAGTTAAATTACATcttattcctatttttttttttcaatctacaaaaattttgaatttcaaatatatcaGGAAATTTGCACATACATAATTTACGGATGGTGAATGATACATTACTTAATGAGGGATGTATCGGAAAAAGaacttttgtaattttttaaatgataggaaatttaaaagattacggtgaaataaaataaaaatttacgtaaatttttccaaatttggTACACTACCTGAGATAGTAATTATTTATTCCACACTAATTTTCCATAGTTGTTGGCATGATGAATGGATAGTGGCATCACTATAATGCTTAGTTGTTATGTTGCTTTATGAAAGAGTTTAAATTTTATAGCTCATGAAGGTAAAGAATATATATGTCttgttaaaatatgaaattgaaattttgaaaaaaaagaagataggTTACCTCtaaaaattagttatttaaacTGTATGTATATACTCTTTCCGTACGGAATTGTTTGTCATATttgcgcttatcgaaagtcaatccgactaatttttaaagataaattagattacagtagtttgatattttaaacaaaaaaattagatattctaaaactacatgaaaagtactataaattacaattttttacatattaagataatgaaaaatgcatcttaaaatgttagtcaaaatttttatagtttgactctaaaaatagaaaccatgacaaacaatttaGGACGTAGggagtatttttaaaaaaaaaactccaaaaacgaatataacatatacaaagtTTATAACACTGAATTTTTCTTCCGAAACGTTCAACTGCCAAACAAATCTCTAGCAAAtacattcaataaaaaaaaataaagaattttgaggtaaagataaaaaaaaaaagtggatgtatacaattatttaagCTCTATGGAAATCATTGTGCAATGGTGAATTTGGAGTTAATTTCTTATGTAGACTTTTTGTATTGGTATTTGTTTTGTTGAGTAATTCCCTTTGAGGACTTCGTTTGTGTTGATCAAGTACTGGAGCTATATAGACAAATGTCATTGTTGAAATATCCTTATAATCCTTCAATGTTTCAAGTGTTTTGACAACTGTAGTCATATCTGGTCTAGCTTTTGGCCTATGGCTTAAGCATTGGTAAGCTACATATGCTGCTTTTTGAACTCCTTCTGATGAATATAAACCTTCTAATCTTGGATCAATTACTCTAGCTAATTTACGTGCATCTTTCAATTGTGGTCTTGCCCAATCTGCTAAATTTTGTTCTCTGTTTGGACGAGTTTTATCTACTGATCTTCTCCCAGTTAGAAGCTCCAGTAGTACTACTCCGAAACTATATACATCACTTGCTGCGGTCAAATGACCTGTGCAAATGAAATATCAGAAACataatcaaatttgaaatttgttgataaatgaaatatatattaattaccgGTCATGAGGTATTCAGGAGCAGCGTAGCCTTGTGTTCCCATGACTCGGGTGGAGACGTGTGTGTCATCTCCTTGTGGGCCATCTTTAGCAAGTCCAAAATCAGAGAGTTTGGCAGTGTAATCCTGGagaattttttaatgttatgttatgttgCACAAAGTTTGGTCTGTGTGTGTGAAAGTGAATTGACTTACTGAGTCTAACAAGATATTTGAAGCCTTGAAATCACGATATATGACTGGTTTTTCAGCTTCATGGAGGAAAGCTAAGCCTTTTGCAGCTCCAAGTGCTATTTTCATCCGCGTTGACCATGAAAGTGATACAGAATATcctacatatattattttttgtgaacAATACAATACTCTGATTCAATATccaataattatttgaattgacTGATTCTATATATTTCATAAGAGGAGTTGGTAAAAGTGAAAAAGCTAAAGTCAATGGTCACATAATAATCTTTGATATTGGACAAGTACAGCTACTGATTGTAAACGTGAAAGAAAGCAgattgaaactctattcatccatccatccatccaaaagcaaaaatgacataaatatatataatgagaTTTTTGTTATTTGCTTCATATATATCCAAACAAACTGTTTGTGGAATTTGTAAAAAAAGAAGGTAACAATAACATACTTCTAAAAAGTTGATTCTCCAAGCTCCCTCTAGGCATATATTCATAGACCAACAGCCTGTGTTCCTCTTCACAACAATATCCAATCAACTTCACCAGATGTGTATGTCTCAATTGCCCCAAAAATATCACTTCTGTCTGCACatacacaataattaattaattactaattgACTTTAATTTAGAGATAAAAATTACTAGctatataattaattcattacCAGCCATTCTCTATGACCTTGAGTGCCatctaaatctaaaaattttacAGCGACAGGTTGAGGTTTTAGACCAGGTCTAAGTTTATCATCAATAAAACCTTTATGAACTGGTCCAAAACCTCCCTCCCCAAGGAAATTACTTGAAGAAAAATTCTGAGTAATAACTTTCAATTCTTGAACACTGAAAACATGAAGATTTGAACCAGCTAATGATATTGATAAATCTTCTGAAATCGTCGAATTACTGAAATCTGAAGCTGAAATCCGATGAAATGTACTCTGTTTCGATACCAATTTCGATGTCTTTGGTTTTTCGGATATACAACATCTAGGAACTAGAGATTCCCATGTAATCTTCATCGCCTTAATTGAAATCAATGAACTAACTCTCTTTTTGTCTTCCTTTATATAAATAAAGGTGTTGTTGGGAAGGTCTTCCTTTGTATATCTGGTATAGAGAGCAGTAGGGTACGAGAGGTtttgaataatattattattactataatatatatatatatatatatatataaatgattgaTGAGCAATAATATTATTCAAAACCTCTCGTACCCTACTGCTCTCTGTACCACATATATAAAGGAAGACCTCCCCAACAACACCTTTATTTATATAAAGGAAGACAaacttcaatatatatttaaatgatatagttatagtttaatttctttttttaatgttatatgactataactatacaataaatagcaaatttaattatatattaataatcagtttcttttcatatttaatataaataaataataaataagaaaattattattaatgtcataattaattatgtactCATACCTTCTCTTTCATCAATATCCCTATAttatcgattttttttttgtatttctccCCAATTTCTTCCAATTCAAGATCCGTTTGTATGATTCTAGGAGTGATTTTGTGATTCAATtcattatacttatatttatactaatttttgTGGTTTAATCAAATGTCaaatgtttatatttaataatacttaTATACATAGATAATTGTATTGTAATATTGATAAAATGGTGATTtgtgaatacaaatatatttagaTACATAAGTAATTTATCCAATTTGATTAGGCAATACAAGTATAGTTGGATACATcaatactatatttttataaataaatacctaAGTTAACGTTAAGCCTCAAGTATTATAGAAAACTTCACGAAAAATAGATCgacattttgttgattttttaattttttatatagtcGAATACTTACACATTTTGATACATACACATTCTATTGTTTTTCCATTTTCTTATTGAACAACAGTGTATTCATATTATAGTATATTggtgtattcatttttttggttaacAATAGTGTATCcatttttcaaattgatgtaTTCATATGCTAAAATTGTACTACTTTACCTTGTTTGATTATTTAATACATTAAATtcttataaatacttgtaaccttgatatattaatattttaagttttattaataGAAACACCAATTTGAATTCAAAGTATTCATATGCTAATTGTACAAGTAAtacattttccttatttagttATTGTAATTACAATTGTATtagtgaataaataaataaaaattaaaaaaacatatgcaAAAATACAGCGAGAAAAAGAcatgaataaattttcatattcaaaattttatgaataccTGTATGATTAGTATTTAGTGAATATATTGTATTTAGGAATATAAATACAATCTTTTGTATTATGTGAATCAATCATATTTGCATACAATatgtaaattataattattagttggtaatttaataatgaaaatttcgGTTAGTTAGGAACATAATAAATGGTTGGTACTTGAAAGTTATGGTAACATATCATATCTTATTTAGTGCAttgtatgaataataataataacaataaaataaaataaaatttaatacaaacatACACTTAGAAATTGACATAAAGTGTAGTCATCTAttgtaaataacatatttataactATTGTACTTCAAAAACCCTATAAATATAGTCATTTTTGTAAGTTGATCAAAAAAAaggtcatattttttaaaaatagactgaaaagaaaaataagttgtAATATAAATTGTACTAATAGATACCATGACCTCATGTACTAACGTGTTTTTATTTCCCTTGTttactttgtatttttttctgaGTAATAATTAAGTCAACTGTATTTGTGGTGAATACTTGTTCCTTTTCCCACGTTATAAGCGCGTGTTTAATTGTATGTGCTCTTCCACTAACATtctttctttataaaaataaaaacgttcaaaaaatattaattacttcGATTtaaaggtgaattatatatgtattaaattttGCATATATAATATCCTCATGTAGTTGATTTGGAAGTAAAttcatgtataaaattaataatatgttgATTTATTTGTATAAGCAATGagaaaattcatatatttggATATATGGcgtaaaagataaaataaataatttataggcataatacataaatatattctttaacttgactttgaattatatttatgtctttCAACTTTAGATGTGcataaatagacacttaaacttgtataaagttgaagaaatagacacacatgtcatacatgtcattttttgtcgcACGTGGTGTATAACGTGTATTGGGTCATATAGGACTCATgtgcttatttatttaatagttggatagttaaaatgtttgtttgtgcattatgaaagttggaggtcaaagttaaaatttgaaatcaaatttaatatttaatatatgtattatgcctaattTATAAATAGCTAATCTCTTATAATTAATACCACCGATATAAAATAATACGTAAATTTCTTCATGATTAATCAATAGATTACATATCTTCGTAACTCTAActtaaacttaaatatttttatactgtAACTTGTAACGTCggtcactttaaaattttatcatagCGATTACTTTATGTAAGAacgtgtttatatatatatatatatatatatagtgtattgaattgatatacTTTTTTCGTTCCATTTATGTGACAATATTTAATCCAGCaaagagtttaagaaataatgaagattttgaaATGCTTACCAAATTGCTCTTCAAAAAAGTAATTCACTTCTCTATCTCCTCATAAATATGTTAGAAAATTAAGTGAGACCAATAAGGGCAAAAGATATATTAtacctttaaatacttactaTATAAGGAAATGTAATATTCTTTTTGGActgactaaaaagaaaatgttgccacataaaatgagacagaGGGAGTACTATTTAGTGCAACTTAACCTGAAATTTGTCATTTCCTCTAGATTACCAAACAattgtatcaaatatatatatatagttaactACGTGCAATTTTCTGTTAAGTTAcatgattttataaatatttgttcaaattaatagtttgttgaaattaataaaagtaaaataataataacatctTTTTATTGTAAGTATATAAATATAGTATAAGGCAATGCaaagtaacaaaaataaaaaattatacaagtaCAAATTAAATATAGTAGGATTCTAAGTCAGAGATGTAGCCGTAAAAGtcatacatttttgttgaaaaagGAAGTACTTGACTTGGCTGCTGGGTGCTGGCCTGCCCCCTATGTTGACTTGGTTTCTGTGTGCATGATTTTGGAAGTTTTTGGAGGCAAGCTGTTCCTAAAGGAATTAATTTCAATTGCTTGACTATatctataataataaaaatgatgattcagtctaaagatattgtgattgattttatattatagagatatattgaatatttatgttaattttatttataaagagATTCAAAGTTATGCTTTTGAAATTTTGTCAATGAAAAATTGTAATTGTAACAAGGATTGGGGCCACATATTCTCGTAAGATTGAGATCACAATTTGATACATCACTATTCACTACCTCTTAAGGGCATCTCCGACCCTATCTTTTATTTTCTAC
This DNA window, taken from Solanum lycopersicum chromosome 5, SLM_r2.1, encodes the following:
- the LOC101262113 gene encoding serine/threonine-protein kinase RIPK-like: MKITWESLVPRCCISEKPKTSKLVSKQSTFHRISASDFSNSTISEDLSISLAGSNLHVFSVQELKVITQNFSSSNFLGEGGFGPVHKGFIDDKLRPGLKPQPVAVKFLDLDGTQGHREWLTEVIFLGQLRHTHLVKLIGYCCEEEHRLLVYEYMPRGSLENQLFRRYSVSLSWSTRMKIALGAAKGLAFLHEAEKPVIYRDFKASNILLDSDYTAKLSDFGLAKDGPQGDDTHVSTRVMGTQGYAAPEYLMTGHLTAASDVYSFGVVLLELLTGRRSVDKTRPNREQNLADWARPQLKDARKLARVIDPRLEGLYSSEGVQKAAYVAYQCLSHRPKARPDMTTVVKTLETLKDYKDISTMTFVYIAPVLDQHKRSPQRELLNKTNTNTKSLHKKLTPNSPLHNDFHRA